The window TATTTAGCCTTAGCACCAAAACTATTTAATGACGTTACTGACTTTCTTGATAGTTCCGGTTTAACAACTGTAAAAGGATATAAAAGACTTATTGTTGAAAAACCATTTGGTGACAGTTTAAACAGCGCAATACAATTAAACAATGAAATTTCGACAACATTTAAAGAACATGAAATCTTTAGAATTGATCATTATCTTGGTAAAGATATGATTCAAAATATCGAAGTCATACGATTTGCGAATTCTATCTTTGAACCACTGTGGAACAATCATTACATATCAAATATCCAAATAACAGCTGCTGAATCCATTGGAGTTTTGGATAGAGCGAGTTATTATGACCAAAGTGGCGCTTTAAAAGATATGTTTCAAAATCATCTATTACAAATTGTGGCACTACTAGCAATGGAACCACCGATTAGCTTATCAAGTGAAGATATACGAAATGAAAAGGTAAAAGCTTTAAAGTCAATTAAACTTCCAACAAAACAGCAAGTATTAAGTGATTATATTCGAGGCCAGTACGATTCAGGAAACATTTCAGATGAATCTGTTAAAAGTTATCGTGAAGAAGATGGTATTAGTAATACCTCAAATACAGATACCTTTATAGCAGCTAAAATAATGATAGATAACTTTAGATGGGCAGGTGTGCCTTTCTACATTCGAACTGGAAAAAGAATGAAAGAAAAATCTACACGAATAGTGATTGAATTTAAAGAAGTGCCTTTAAACTTATATTATCAATCAGAAGAAAAGTTAGACTCAAACTTATTAATTATAAACGTACAACCAGAAGAACGCATTGAATTTACACTGAATGCTAAGCATTATTCTGAAGGGATGAGTACAAAACCAGTCAAATTGCATTATGATTTAGTTCAAGATCAGGAATATCACCCTTTCGATGCTTATGAATCTCTTTTATATGATTGCTTACTTGGTGATTCTACTAATTTTACGCACTTCGATGAACTAATTGCATCTTGGAATTTGGTTGATTGTATTCATGATGTCTGGCAACAGCATAAACCAAGTTTTCCAAATTATAGAGCAGGTTCTCAAGGACCAAGACAAAGTGAGTTATTGTTATCAAAGGACGGTTTTGCTTGGTGGGAAAATAACTAAAATTTAGGTGGATGATATGAAACATATACAAAATGTCCAACGTACAATCACATATATTGAAGACCACTTAATAGAATATATAGATATTAATGCTTTAACAAAAGAATTGAATATAACTTATAAAACAATCACAGAACAATTTACTGCTGTTGTAGGTTTAGATATTGAAGAATATATCAATCAACGGCGATTAACAGAATGCCTTAAAGATATTAAATTAGGTCATTTAAAAATGACCGAAATAGCACATAAATATCAATATGCAAATATCGATCAATTTACTGATCATTTTAAGTCTTTTCATCACGTTTCACCAATTCGTTCAAAACAAAAAGGGGTTAAAACGAATTACTTATCTCCATTAAGTGTATCATTAGATGTAAGGCCGTTAGACCATATCCATTACGAAATCATTAGCCCCCCTCCATTAAACATTACGGGAGTTAAAATTTCTGTCTCCAAATCTGAATATCTTGATGTAAATTTAAAATATAACTTTTTATTAAACATAAAGAAAAGTGGAATTTTAGACGATATTTTAACTCTATATGATGGTCACATTGAAGGTATATTTATCATCACCATTCCGCTCGGTGATTACATAGAATATATGATTGGTGTCTCGTCAAAAACACCTTCTAATCGTTTTGAATATGAGACATTGTATCCACACCGTTATAGTGTGTTTGAACTCGTTGGACCATTGAAGCATGCAACGCAAGATGCATTAGATTTTGCATATCAGCAATGGTCAATCAAATCAGGATTTAACATTATCGATGACATTACCATTGAACGTATTACATTTGATGCAACGATTGATCATCCAGAACATATTGCTGAATTATGGCTCCCTATTGAATAAGTAAAGAACCTTGATCATTATTTATAATCAAGGTTCTTTTCATCATATTATTAATAATTTATTTTTTCCACTCCGTATGGAATTTACCTTCTTGATCTATTCTTTCATAAGTATGTGCTCCAAAATAATCTCTCTGAGCTTGAATCATATTTGCGCTCAGTTGTTCAGATCTTGCTTGATCTAAATAAGTCAATGATGATGAAAATCCAGGGATTGGCATTTTAGTATCTATTGATAATTTTACAATCTCCCTTAAATCACTTTCATGATTAATGATTCGAGATTTAAAATAATCATCGAATAATAAATTATCTAACTGATTATTTCTTTCGAAAGCATTCGTGATCTCATCTAAAAATTCTGCACGAATAATACAGCCTTCTCTCCAAATCTTGGCAATATCACCTAGAGGTAATGACCATCCATATTCAACTTCTGCTGCTTTCATTTGTCTAAACCCTTGCGCATAAGTACAAATTTTAGAAATATAAAGCGCATTTCTCAGTTGGTCTAATACTTGCTCTTTATCAATTTGAATATTATTGTTCTGCTTAAAATTATATAGTTTGTTTGCTTTAATTCTTTCATCTTTTAAACTCGAAATACAACGTGCGTATACACTCTCTGAAATTACTGTAGATGGAATGCCTAATTCAAGCGAATCAATAGCAGTCCATTTCCCTGTTCCTTTTTGTCCAGCCTTATCCATTATCTTTTCAACTAAATATTCACCATTCTCTTTGTATATAAGAATGTGACTAGTAATCTCAATAAGATAACTATTAAGTTCAGTTTGATTCCATTGTTCAAAAATTGAACTCATTTCTTCGTGACTCATGTTTAATACAGTTTTCATAATACTATATGCTTCTGCAATCAACTGCATATCCGCATATTCAATACCGTTATGAATCATTTTCACGTAATGCCCTGCACCATTATCCCCAATATAAGTCACACATGGCTCTCCATTCTTAACAGCAGCAATATCTTTTAAAATCGATTCAACGTTTTGATAAGCATCTAATTGACCACCTGGCATTATAGATGGACCATTTAATGCACCTTCTTCCCCACCAGATATACCAACGCCAATAAAGTTTATTCCTAATTCACTCAATTCAATGTTTCGTCTAATTGTTTCTTTGAAATTTGCATTCCCACCATCAATGAGTGAATCTCCTTGACCTAGATAGGGCGTTAATATATCAATCGTTAAATCAGTTGCTTGACCCGCTTGTACCATCATTAAAATATTTTTCGGTCCTTTTAATGAAGCTGTAAATGATTCAATATCATGAAACAGTTCAATATCTTGTTCATCATTTAATTCTACTTGCATTTTATCCCTAACTTCTTCAAAGTAGTCAAATGCAGCAACTTTGTATCCTCTCGATGCGATATTTTTGCTTAAATTTTTGCCCATTACACCAAGGCCAACTACACCTACATCATATATTTTCATATTTTTCACCTTAGCCTGTATTTATTTTTTTACATACCTTCAATAATTGAGCTAATTTGCTCAGTCACTTGAACTAGACGATCAATGCTCATTTTTTCATCAGTTGTATGAATATCTTCATATCCAACACTAAGTATAATTGTCGGTTTACCTTTACCAGAGAAGACATTACCATCACTGCCTCCACCTGCTTTTATAATATTAGCTTCAAGACCAATGCGTTCTGTAGCGTTTTTGGCTATCGATACAACTTCATCTTGTTCAGTATACTTAAAGCTCGGATACATCACTTCATGTTCAAAAGTATATGTTGTATTATATTGATCGCAAGCAACCTTAACTGCTTCTTTCATTTTATTTACTTGGTCTGACATTTCTTCATCAATTAAAGAGCGTGCCTCTGCAATAATTTCAACAGAATCTGATACGATATTTGTTGGTCCTTCAGCAATAAATGTACCAATATTTGCGGTTGTATTCTCATTGATACGACCGAGTGGCATATTAGATACTGCCAAGCTAGCAACTTCAATTGCACTAATGCCTTCTTCTGGTGCCATGCCTGCATGTGCTTTCTTACCTTGAATATTAATTTTAATTTTACTCTGAGTTGGCGCTTGAACGACCATAGTACCTATAGGACCCATTCCATCTACTGCATAACCAAAGTCAGCTTTAATCAAAGATTCGTCGAATGCTTTCGCACCGACAAGACCACTTTCTTCACCGACCGTAATAACAAATTCAATATCACCATGTTTAATATCTTGTTCTTGGATATGACGAATACTCTCAAAGCATGCTGCAATTCCTGCCTTATCATCAGCACCTAAAATAGTTGTGTTATCTGTTTCAATATAATCATTATTGATGATTGGTTTAATACCATTTCCAGGTGTCACTGTATCCATATGTGTTGTAAAGAACACTGTCTTCTTGGATGAATCGTTTCCTTTTAAAATACCATATACATTATCAAAACCATAACCTGTTTTAGATTGACTATGATCTAATGTCACTTCCATACCTAGTGACTTCATTTTATTTACAATCACTGGACCGATTTGTTGTTCATTCATTGTTTCTGAGTCAATTTGGACAAGCTCAATAAATTCATTGATTAATCTTTCTTTATTCATATAAACACTCCTATATTTAAAAAATGATATTTTATGTTAGAATAATTATAATTATATTTTATCAAATTAATTGATAAACATACAGATTAGAAAGGTGATTCTATGGGAAATAAAAAAGTACAACGAATCTTTATTTGGTTTATGCTTATTTTGATGTTATTATCTACTGTTGTGTATGGTTTTTCATTTTTATTATAATCGTTAACATCATGATATTTAATGGTTTTATGTCCAAAAATCAAATAATATAGCCTCCCTATGTTTTCTAAAAACATAGGGAGGCTATTAATTATAAATTTTACTTATATTCTAAATTTCCAAAAGTCGATTTAATTTTCAAGTATGCTTCAATATCATGTAACAGTTCAAGAAGCATTGCTCTTTCATTTAACTCTTCAGTTGACTGTGGTAAATCGGCTTTATCAACTTCTAATCTAAGTTTATAAAGTTCATGCAATCTCAATGAAGTATAATCTGTACTACTCACCATCTCCGCCATTTCTTTAATAAATTCAGAGCATTTCTTATTTAGTTTGCGATTAATTTCAGAATGATGTTTTATTTCATCAATTCTAAGCAATATGTGTCTTAAAATTTCTAATTGATTTTCTCTCATGTCGAAATAATAATAAAATGAATTATCATTTCTAACATAATGATTTTCAACATCAATAAACGCTTTTGTCTTGGCAATTTTTAATTCTTCAACCAAACTATCTATTAATGTTTGATCAATCGAATCATCATGATCTAACCGATTAGATAGTTGTATTAAAAAAGATTTAAATTTTTTTTCGATTGAAGTTTTATATTCTAATAGTTCATTATTCATACTCGGCATATATAAGTTAAGCAACAATGCAATCCCAATACCAATGATTAACAGTAATAATTCTTGGAAAAATATATTATATGTAAATTCACCAAATGAGAAGCAATGAATAATAATGACAATTGCAGTCACCAGTCCTTCTTCTATATTTAAAGAAACGGT of the Abyssicoccus albus genome contains:
- the zwf gene encoding glucose-6-phosphate dehydrogenase gives rise to the protein MRKTMKHQIVPTTIILFGATGDLSQRKLFPSLYHLYIYNKLPSNFCIVGTSRKDLTDHDFRQMIKESISKKSFDFTHLDEFLTHLYYSQQDVLSEESYIKLNQKVNDLESKYDIPQNRIFYLALAPKLFNDVTDFLDSSGLTTVKGYKRLIVEKPFGDSLNSAIQLNNEISTTFKEHEIFRIDHYLGKDMIQNIEVIRFANSIFEPLWNNHYISNIQITAAESIGVLDRASYYDQSGALKDMFQNHLLQIVALLAMEPPISLSSEDIRNEKVKALKSIKLPTKQQVLSDYIRGQYDSGNISDESVKSYREEDGISNTSNTDTFIAAKIMIDNFRWAGVPFYIRTGKRMKEKSTRIVIEFKEVPLNLYYQSEEKLDSNLLIINVQPEERIEFTLNAKHYSEGMSTKPVKLHYDLVQDQEYHPFDAYESLLYDCLLGDSTNFTHFDELIASWNLVDCIHDVWQQHKPSFPNYRAGSQGPRQSELLLSKDGFAWWENN
- the gndA gene encoding NADP-dependent phosphogluconate dehydrogenase; the encoded protein is MKIYDVGVVGLGVMGKNLSKNIASRGYKVAAFDYFEEVRDKMQVELNDEQDIELFHDIESFTASLKGPKNILMMVQAGQATDLTIDILTPYLGQGDSLIDGGNANFKETIRRNIELSELGINFIGVGISGGEEGALNGPSIMPGGQLDAYQNVESILKDIAAVKNGEPCVTYIGDNGAGHYVKMIHNGIEYADMQLIAEAYSIMKTVLNMSHEEMSSIFEQWNQTELNSYLIEITSHILIYKENGEYLVEKIMDKAGQKGTGKWTAIDSLELGIPSTVISESVYARCISSLKDERIKANKLYNFKQNNNIQIDKEQVLDQLRNALYISKICTYAQGFRQMKAAEVEYGWSLPLGDIAKIWREGCIIRAEFLDEITNAFERNNQLDNLLFDDYFKSRIINHESDLREIVKLSIDTKMPIPGFSSSLTYLDQARSEQLSANMIQAQRDYFGAHTYERIDQEGKFHTEWKK
- a CDS encoding aromatic acid exporter family protein, with amino-acid sequence MGVLKPYRIGYRTVKTALGMTLAIIIAQYLGILNFASAGILVALCIKSSRTKSYEAAFSRLIACVVGMTLSFILFELIGYEPYVLGIIILLYIPLTVSLNIEEGLVTAIVIIIHCFSFGEFTYNIFFQELLLLIIGIGIALLLNLYMPSMNNELLEYKTSIEKKFKSFLIQLSNRLDHDDSIDQTLIDSLVEELKIAKTKAFIDVENHYVRNDNSFYYYFDMRENQLEILRHILLRIDEIKHHSEINRKLNKKCSEFIKEMAEMVSSTDYTSLRLHELYKLRLEVDKADLPQSTEELNERAMLLELLHDIEAYLKIKSTFGNLEYK
- the prli42 gene encoding stressosome-associated protein Prli42, coding for MGNKKVQRIFIWFMLILMLLSTVVYGFSFLL
- a CDS encoding M20/M25/M40 family metallo-hydrolase translates to MNKERLINEFIELVQIDSETMNEQQIGPVIVNKMKSLGMEVTLDHSQSKTGYGFDNVYGILKGNDSSKKTVFFTTHMDTVTPGNGIKPIINNDYIETDNTTILGADDKAGIAACFESIRHIQEQDIKHGDIEFVITVGEESGLVGAKAFDESLIKADFGYAVDGMGPIGTMVVQAPTQSKIKINIQGKKAHAGMAPEEGISAIEVASLAVSNMPLGRINENTTANIGTFIAEGPTNIVSDSVEIIAEARSLIDEEMSDQVNKMKEAVKVACDQYNTTYTFEHEVMYPSFKYTEQDEVVSIAKNATERIGLEANIIKAGGGSDGNVFSGKGKPTIILSVGYEDIHTTDEKMSIDRLVQVTEQISSIIEGM
- a CDS encoding AraC family transcriptional regulator; the protein is MKHIQNVQRTITYIEDHLIEYIDINALTKELNITYKTITEQFTAVVGLDIEEYINQRRLTECLKDIKLGHLKMTEIAHKYQYANIDQFTDHFKSFHHVSPIRSKQKGVKTNYLSPLSVSLDVRPLDHIHYEIISPPPLNITGVKISVSKSEYLDVNLKYNFLLNIKKSGILDDILTLYDGHIEGIFIITIPLGDYIEYMIGVSSKTPSNRFEYETLYPHRYSVFELVGPLKHATQDALDFAYQQWSIKSGFNIIDDITIERITFDATIDHPEHIAELWLPIE